In a single window of the Salvelinus alpinus chromosome 15, SLU_Salpinus.1, whole genome shotgun sequence genome:
- the pgpep1l gene encoding LOW QUALITY PROTEIN: pyroglutamyl-peptidase 1 (The sequence of the model RefSeq protein was modified relative to this genomic sequence to represent the inferred CDS: inserted 1 base in 1 codon): MESARVPLCTVPFREYLVNLSWQAAQGLEKVGLGENMNIYIKEVPVSYIKSQQVIVGMWETVNPKFAIHLGIAPGSRGISLEQTGKNHGYRDRDVCAFFPVNHCCIEGGLDRLDSIIDMRSLSKDLKQMGLDVIYSRDAGRYLCDFVYXCSPHHGHGRAAFIHVPASGSLATPERLVPLLQTVIQAMLNQLEALQTAKDHMTTVSKTPEAQPWLPQA, from the exons ATGGAAAGCGCTCGTGTTCCCCTTTGTACAGTTCCTTTCAGAGAGTACTTGGTAAATCTTAGTTGGCAGGCAGCTCAG GGTTTGGAGAAGGTTGGACTGGGAGAGAACATGAATATCTATATTAAAGAGGTACCAGTGAGCTACATCAAATCACAGCAGGTGATAGTTGGCATGTGGGAAACGGTTAACCCAAAG TTTGCCATACACCTTGGAATAGCCCCGGGCTCTAGAGGCATCTCTCTGGAGCAGACAGGCAAGAACCATGGTTACAGAGATAGAGATGTGTGTGCCTTTTTTCCTGTTAATCATTGCTGCATTGAGGGAGGACTAGATAGACTAGACTCAATCATAGACATGAGGTCCCTCTCCAAGGACCTCAAACAAATGGGTTTGGATGTCATCTACTCAAGGGACGCAGGAAG GTACCTGTGTGATTTTGTGT TCTGCTCTCCGCACCATGGCCATGGGAGGGCAGCCTTCATCCATGTGCCAGCCTCAGGCAGCCTGGCCACTCCTGAAAGACTGGTACCACTGCTGCAGACTGTCATTCAGGCCATGCTCAACCAGCTGGAGGCCCTACAAACAGCCAAAGACCACATGACAACTGTCTCCAAGACTCCCGAAGCCCAACCATGGCTACCCCAGGCATAG